In Methanobacteriaceae archaeon, the following proteins share a genomic window:
- a CDS encoding PocR ligand-binding domain-containing protein yields the protein MHYESRTKEELLQELKELRESEKLNRLTLSSISDAVFITDNTGVFTFICPNVDVIFGYSFQEVEKMGKISKLLGADEFFVVDELEHLGEIRNVEHDIIDKSGNIHNLLVNVKKVYIDDGRYLYSCRDITERKKAENALRKAHEDLEIQVEKRTKQLDESNHKLKEEIEGHKRAEEALRESEEKLRLKLDAVLSPDVNIVDEELSNIIDAPTIQYLMDYFTELTGMATAIKDTKGNVLTATGWQDICTYFHRVNPETKRVCIQTDEKDILVAKNLKPGEYRAYKCDNGLYDVFTPLFIADKLVANIYTGQLLFEDEDVDESFFIERADKYGFNREEYLDALRRVPRVSRDKVEKTMKYLARFTEFISRLSYSNLMLARTIVEKEQAEIALRESEEFLENIIENIPNMIFVKNAEDLSFKRVNKAGELYFGHPINELVGKTDYNFFPKNEADFFTQKDREVLQSRELLDIPEETIETRELGPRLLHTKKIPMFDNEGNPQYLLGISEDITEIKRAEKELKSSLEEKEVLLREIHHRVKNNMQIISSLLNLQKQCVEDELANEVLVESQNRVKSMAMIHEKLYRSRDLSHIEMADYVESLVKELFYSYAVKIGLINPILDIDDITLNMETAVPCGLLISELVSNSLKHAFPEGREGEIRVSLKKFHDKYELTVSDNGVGWPDDLDFKNPDALGLQIVHSLVGQLEGDIHLDKSQETEFKLIFNELGYKKRL from the coding sequence ATGCATTATGAGAGTAGAACCAAAGAAGAACTTCTCCAGGAATTAAAGGAGTTACGGGAAAGCGAAAAACTTAACCGCCTCACCCTTAGTAGTATCTCTGACGCAGTTTTTATTACAGATAATACTGGTGTATTTACTTTTATTTGCCCTAATGTAGACGTGATTTTTGGTTATTCTTTTCAAGAAGTCGAAAAAATGGGTAAAATTTCGAAACTTTTAGGAGCAGATGAATTTTTTGTTGTTGATGAATTAGAACATTTGGGGGAAATTAGAAATGTTGAGCATGATATTATTGATAAGTCAGGGAATATCCACAATTTACTGGTGAATGTAAAGAAGGTATATATTGATGATGGAAGGTATCTTTACAGTTGTCGAGATATCACTGAACGTAAAAAGGCTGAAAACGCTTTAAGGAAAGCTCATGAGGATTTAGAAATCCAGGTTGAGAAACGTACCAAACAACTGGATGAATCTAATCATAAACTGAAAGAGGAAATTGAAGGACATAAACGCGCTGAGGAAGCATTGCGAGAAAGCGAGGAAAAATTACGTTTGAAATTGGATGCTGTTCTTTCTCCAGATGTTAATATTGTTGATGAAGAACTTTCCAACATCATCGATGCCCCCACGATACAATACTTAATGGATTATTTCACAGAATTAACAGGCATGGCTACAGCGATTAAAGATACTAAAGGAAATGTTCTGACGGCAACTGGTTGGCAGGATATATGCACATATTTTCACCGCGTTAATCCTGAAACTAAACGTGTTTGCATTCAAACTGATGAAAAAGATATTTTAGTGGCAAAAAATCTTAAACCCGGAGAATATAGGGCGTATAAATGTGATAATGGTCTTTATGATGTTTTCACTCCATTATTCATCGCTGATAAACTGGTAGCTAATATTTACACCGGACAATTATTATTCGAAGATGAAGATGTTGATGAATCATTTTTTATCGAAAGAGCAGATAAGTATGGTTTTAACCGGGAGGAATATTTGGATGCTCTCCGGCGAGTTCCAAGGGTCAGTAGAGACAAGGTAGAGAAAACAATGAAATATCTGGCCAGATTTACAGAATTTATATCCAGACTAAGCTACAGTAATCTGATGCTGGCTAGGACAATCGTTGAAAAAGAACAAGCTGAAATTGCCTTAAGAGAGAGTGAAGAATTCTTAGAAAATATTATAGAAAACATCCCAAACATGATTTTTGTAAAAAATGCTGAAGATCTTAGTTTTAAAAGAGTTAATAAAGCAGGTGAGCTCTATTTTGGACATCCAATTAATGAATTGGTTGGTAAAACTGACTATAATTTCTTCCCGAAAAATGAAGCGGACTTTTTCACCCAAAAAGATAGGGAAGTTCTCCAAAGTAGAGAATTGTTAGATATTCCTGAAGAAACCATTGAAACTCGAGAATTAGGTCCGAGGCTATTACACACTAAGAAAATTCCTATGTTCGACAACGAAGGTAATCCCCAATATCTTCTGGGAATTTCAGAGGATATAACCGAGATTAAAAGAGCTGAAAAAGAGCTTAAATCTTCACTTGAAGAGAAAGAGGTTTTATTAAGGGAGATACACCACCGGGTGAAGAATAATATGCAAATTATATCCAGTCTCCTTAACTTGCAGAAACAGTGTGTGGAGGATGAATTAGCAAATGAAGTTCTGGTTGAAAGCCAGAACAGGGTTAAATCCATGGCCATGATTCATGAAAAGCTATATCGGTCTCGAGATTTATCTCATATTGAAATGGCGGATTATGTTGAAAGCCTGGTTAAGGAATTATTTTATTCATATGCTGTAAAGATTGGACTAATTAACCCTATCTTGGATATTGATGATATAACATTGAATATGGAAACTGCGGTTCCCTGTGGGCTTTTAATAAGTGAGTTAGTTTCTAACAGCCTTAAACACGCATTTCCAGAAGGAAGAGAGGGTGAAATTCGGGTTTCTCTCAAAAAATTCCATGATAAATATGAGTTAACAGTTAGTGATAATGGTGTGGGATGGCCTGATGATCTGGACTT
- a CDS encoding PAS domain S-box protein, protein MYSFVHSFHYNCHFITNVRSLHRYNLHIILYKTNVRSHSLKSKYDDEHIKCGIWMSGDKKRTLENLILELNEMKQRISELEKSEKQHEKREKSLTESIERYSGLEHIINHTPVIVFLWRASEGWPVEFVTRNIVQFGYSPEDFYSGRVPYADIIHPDDLSRIAGEVDYYSREEERQSFRQGYRIITKDGTVRWTDDRTWIRRNEKGEITHYQGIVLDITETKDAEKALKESETRYSTIFEHTGTAMAIIGEDKILSLVNSEFEKLSALSKDEIENKKRWTDMVYKDDLERMREYHSIRRDNPELAPEHYEFRFVDAKNNIKTVLATVAVFPETKMSLASLLDISDRKKTEERILESEERTRRLLRESFDAWVIHAGGMIMDGNSAAMEVMGGKIEDFRGKSLIEFVHPDFREAVAKRTMRMYTEGGTVPLMEEKWLKLDATPIDVEVVATSFKYKGNPAVQVVFRDITQRKMAEEALKKSVKEKEMLVKEIHHRVKNNLMVISSLLNLQSTFIKDKEVLDIFRESQNRAKSMALIHERLYGSTDLKRIDFGDYIRSLATDLYHTYVANPAIVTLNFNVDSLMLDINTTVPLGLIVNELVSNCVKHAFPPGKKGEINIDFHEIDDEYVLKVCDTGVGFSEDIDFRNTESLGLQLVNNLVGQIDGNIELDRSHGTGFTIKFKELEL, encoded by the coding sequence ATGTACAGTTTTGTACATAGTTTCCACTATAATTGCCATTTTATAACTAACGTTCGTTCGCTTCATAGGTACAACTTACACATCATACTATATAAAACTAACGTTCGTTCGCATAGCCTAAAATCCAAATATGATGATGAACATATTAAATGTGGTATTTGGATGTCAGGAGATAAAAAAAGAACCCTGGAAAATCTCATCTTAGAATTAAATGAGATGAAGCAACGGATTTCTGAGCTGGAAAAATCCGAAAAACAACACGAAAAAAGAGAGAAAAGTTTAACAGAATCGATTGAACGATATAGTGGATTGGAGCATATTATAAATCATACTCCTGTAATTGTGTTTCTCTGGCGAGCTAGTGAAGGATGGCCCGTTGAATTTGTAACTCGAAACATCGTCCAATTTGGTTATTCTCCTGAAGACTTCTACTCTGGCCGTGTACCTTATGCTGACATAATCCATCCAGATGACCTATCCCGAATAGCAGGCGAAGTGGATTATTACAGTCGGGAAGAGGAACGTCAAAGTTTCAGACAGGGGTACAGGATTATTACTAAAGATGGGACTGTTCGCTGGACAGATGACCGTACCTGGATCAGACGCAATGAGAAAGGGGAAATAACTCATTACCAAGGCATTGTTCTAGACATAACTGAAACAAAGGATGCTGAAAAAGCCTTGAAAGAATCCGAAACAAGGTATAGCACTATTTTTGAACACACTGGAACAGCTATGGCAATTATTGGGGAAGACAAAATATTATCGCTGGTTAATTCAGAATTTGAAAAGCTTTCTGCCCTTTCTAAAGATGAAATTGAGAATAAAAAAAGATGGACAGACATGGTTTATAAGGATGATCTGGAAAGAATGAGGGAATATCACAGTATCCGTCGAGATAACCCTGAACTTGCTCCAGAACATTATGAATTTAGATTTGTTGATGCCAAAAATAATATTAAAACAGTTCTTGCAACCGTAGCCGTATTCCCTGAGACTAAAATGAGTTTAGCATCACTTTTAGACATAAGTGATAGGAAAAAAACTGAAGAAAGAATTTTAGAAAGTGAAGAAAGAACACGCAGATTATTAAGAGAATCTTTCGATGCCTGGGTGATACATGCTGGGGGAATGATTATGGATGGTAATTCTGCAGCCATGGAAGTAATGGGGGGCAAGATTGAAGACTTCCGAGGAAAATCTTTAATAGAATTTGTCCATCCTGATTTCCGGGAAGCCGTGGCTAAAAGAACTATGAGAATGTACACTGAAGGTGGAACCGTACCTCTGATGGAAGAAAAATGGTTGAAATTGGATGCTACACCTATAGATGTGGAAGTAGTAGCCACATCCTTCAAATATAAAGGAAACCCCGCAGTACAAGTTGTTTTCCGAGACATAACACAACGTAAAATGGCGGAAGAGGCTCTAAAAAAATCAGTAAAGGAAAAGGAAATGCTCGTTAAAGAGATCCACCACCGGGTAAAAAACAATTTAATGGTCATATCCAGTCTCCTGAACTTACAATCTACCTTTATTAAAGATAAAGAGGTACTTGATATTTTCAGAGAAAGTCAGAACCGTGCTAAGTCCATGGCACTTATTCATGAGAGATTGTACGGATCTACGGATTTGAAGAGGATTGATTTTGGTGATTACATTCGCAGCCTGGCCACAGACCTTTATCACACATACGTAGCTAATCCAGCTATTGTGACACTAAATTTCAACGTTGATAGTTTAATGCTAGACATTAACACCACTGTTCCACTGGGGCTGATTGTTAATGAGCTGGTGTCAAATTGTGTTAAACACGCCTTTCCACCAGGTAAAAAGGGTGAAATAAATATTGACTTTCATGAAATTGATGATGAGTATGTGTTGAAGGTTTGTGATACTGGTGTGGGATTCTCGGAAGATATTGATTTTAGGAATACAGAATCATTGGGCTTGCAATTGGTGAATAATCTGGTGGGTCAAATCGATGGTAACATCGAGCTTGACAGGAGTCATGGCACGGGATTTACCATTAAATTTAAAGAACTAGAATTATGA
- a CDS encoding TetR/AcrR family transcriptional regulator: MTSQKSSKPTKEKIFDVSIDFFSEKGFDAVSIREIGRGVGIRESSIYNHYSSKEAILDSILDYFIKEMEQTGFPEEEMDKLLEESPEMFYHAGSKMFEERMHNPKMIKIWRLLLIEMYHNPKIKEFFLKELIETPIRAWTQIFTAMIEKKIIKPVDPARLAREYFSYAIYLLIENFVLKYPDEPEKFLREMFDDMEEHMQFILNSVKIE; this comes from the coding sequence ATGACATCACAAAAATCAAGCAAACCAACCAAGGAGAAAATATTCGATGTTTCCATTGATTTTTTCTCAGAAAAAGGATTCGACGCCGTCTCAATAAGGGAAATAGGCCGAGGAGTGGGAATAAGGGAAAGCTCCATTTACAACCACTACTCCAGCAAAGAAGCTATCTTAGATTCTATACTTGATTATTTTATAAAAGAAATGGAACAAACCGGATTTCCTGAAGAAGAAATGGATAAACTCCTGGAAGAAAGTCCAGAAATGTTCTACCATGCCGGGTCCAAGATGTTTGAAGAACGCATGCATAATCCTAAAATGATTAAAATATGGAGATTATTACTAATTGAAATGTATCATAATCCCAAAATCAAAGAATTCTTTTTAAAAGAATTAATAGAAACGCCGATCCGGGCCTGGACCCAGATATTCACAGCAATGATAGAAAAAAAGATCATAAAACCAGTAGATCCTGCAAGATTGGCCCGAGAATATTTTAGCTATGCCATCTACCTCTTAATTGAAAATTTCGTGCTGAAGTATCCTGATGAACCAGAGAAGTTCCTGCGCGAAATGTTCGATGATATGGAAGAACACATGCAATTCATTCTAAACAGTGTTAAAATCGAATAA